The Jaculus jaculus isolate mJacJac1 chromosome 1, mJacJac1.mat.Y.cur, whole genome shotgun sequence nucleotide sequence tttttttttttttaattttatttcatgagTCAGGTCCTTCTGGGTCCCCACCATTACTTTACATCCTCTGAAGCACAAGGTAGAGAACGGAAATCCCAGTCAGGAAGACAAGCAGTGTGAGTGGTGAGAGATGGGGAGCTGGCGGGACGGTCCCACCCCAGCTGAGGAAAGGTTCTGCCAAGGAGAGGAGCCACTTTCAGGACCTTGCAGGAGCCTGGATGGGGCACAGCCCCCTTCAGCgatggcagggagggaggaatggaagcAGGGCCAGGGCACGTGTGTCACCCATCTGAGGCTTGTGGTAAAGGCCCTGGCCACAGGCCTCTGTGGATGCTCAGGCATTCCTGGGCAGAATGGGGACAGAGCGTGGGCAGGCGGCAGGCAAGAAGTGACTCTCCCCTCCACCAAAACCCACCCAGAGAGAACTGGGAGAGAGAGCCTCATGGTCTGCTTCCTGACCGGCACTGCTCCTACACCACCTTCCCCATCTACCGGCTTCCATCTTCCTTATTCTCGCCCAGGAGCTCAGCTCCCAACTTCCTGACCCCCACTGGGCTCCCATCTATAGAGGGCAAGAGATATGCTCACAGCGAGCAGGTTTAACCTGTGGAAACCCAGGGGGGACACTGCACAGAGCTGTGGAAGAGGGCTttgtccccttccctctccccacccctgtgGTATCCTcgcttcctgttcttttttttttttaattttttttttttttaatttgagagcgacagacacagagagaaagacagatagagggagagagagagaatgggcgcgccagggcttccagcctctgcaaacgaactccagacgcatgcgcccccttgtgcatctggctaacgtgggacctggagaaccgagcctcgaaccggggtccttaggcttcacaggcaagcgcttaaccgctaagccatctctccagcccctggcttcctGTTCTTGATAACAATCAACAGCGTGGAGGAGGTGGCCCTCTTTCCACtcacctcctgcctcctcctttaGCCCAGGGCCTCCACCAGCTACTAGTGCAAACACTAACCCTTATGGGGAGGGCGAGGCAGAGGCCAACCTCTGGTTACTGTCCACAAGTATGCCTGCTTCTCCCACCGCATCCTGGCAGGGAGGACAACCGTGTCTCAGCTCTCCTGTGCTTCCTTCTCAGGGGGGAAGCTCCCCCACTCCCCAGAGGCGCACAGGTTACAAGAAGCAAGAATCAGCCGACTCCTTCCCCACTGCCAAGGGTGGCAGCTGCCCAGAGCCTCCTAGCCCTAAAGGGTCACCTCTGCCCTTCACCTGCCCCCTAGCCAGTGGAAGGCCAacctccgccccccaccccaaacacacacacacaccacctccaggCCCCCACCCCTGTGCCTCGGCACAGCATTCCTTGCCTGCTGTCACCCTTTGACAGTTGAATCAGAGAAGTGGGAGGAAGACAGGATGCGGATTGTGCGGGCTGGGGGCTGAGAAGGGTGTTGGGAATGCTACAGGGTGAAGGAGCCATGCAGCAGGCATGAACCCTGGACTAGCTGGGCTGAGGGCCTGTGAAGAATCTGCCAAAACCAGGCAGGGGTGGGAGACCATGGACTCTTGGACCTGAAGGCCATTTCCCAGGCCCCAAGCATCCACATGCCCCAGTGGTGAAGAGGACACGGAAGGGTCCTGATGTGAGGGTCGCAGCCTTCGACTACCTGTGAGTCTTCCTTGGAGATGCAGGATTTGAAGAGGAAGCCCTGGGGGGTAAGGGTCCAGGCCCCCAGACTCTCCTCCTGGTTGGCTCTGCTATCTGCCTCCTGGTGATTGGTCTGGGCACAAGCTGGGGGGGCTCAGATCCTGAAGGGGACCTTACTGCCTGTCCCCCTCACActcctaacccccccccccccagcccccggcTCCTTTTGCTCCATGCAGAGCAAGGATTCCTGCCTCCTCTTTCCCCTACTGCATCTCTGTGACAGATCTGCTCCAGGGAATATGGCCTGGACTTGGCCATGAATTTCCAAGGTTTGAAGCAGCAAGGGCTTCCAAGGGCTCCCTTGGAAGTAGGAGGAAGGAAGTAGAAGAGAAGTAGAAATGAGTCTCTGGCCAAGGTCAAGTTGAGCAAGAGCAACCTGAGGTTCCCTATGGGTGACTCCCCAGCAAAGAGGCAGAGGGGATCCTAAGGAGAAATGTGGCAGCAGGGAATTGGTGGTCAAGGACTGCCCCATCCCTTGTCCATTCCCAGGGAGCTGGGCCTTGGCACCTAGCAAGGATCTCAGGGCATCATGAGCCTACCCCTAGAGGGCACGGGGAGGAGGCGCCGGACCCCTGGTGGCAGTTTAGGCGGTCGCCGGAGGGCAGCACGCAGCTGGGTGTGCGTGGGTGGAAGccaggggagggggtggagggaggaagctgGCTTCCTGAAGCCTCTCAGCCCTCAAagacagaaggacagacagacaggcagctGACAACAAACAGCCTTAGGGGACACAGCTGCCTCAGTAAGTACCTGCAGTGGGCACGGGCGCTCTGTGGCGCTGGGGCTGGGGGacccctggaaatgggagggcctCGTGGAGGATGGAGCGCAGGCGGGTGAATCTGGGGCTTCTGTGCCTGACCGGGACACGAGTGGTGGCACATCTCGTTCCCCCCAGGCTGTGAGGGCACAGAAGCCACATGGAGCAGCAAGATAGGGGAGGTGACAGGGCTCCCTCCTGCTGTGGGAGAAACCCTGTCCAGCAACCACACCTGCACAGACCCGTGATGTCCCCTCACCTCGGTCCCTGCAGGCTAGTGAGTCTACCCCGGCTACCTTAGCACCTGTGTGGGACCTAGCTGTTAGGAGATGGGGGCTTCCCTTCCAGAGAAGACATTCTCGCCATCTgcatgcccccctccccccccgtgTCCTATAGCTGTCGCCTCAACATGCGCTGTCGCTCTAGGGCTTGGTGAGGCCATTTCCTGTGACGGTTACAGAGGCGGGAGATTGGGGGATGggcagaaggaagaaggaaactccccccacccccacccagcccaCGCCTACCTCCCTGGACGTAGCCCCCAGAAGACAACGGCCAGCATTTAGCCAAGGACCCGCCAGAGGCTAGTAGCCTGGCATGCCTGGGTCCTCTCTGGCTCCCACAGTGCTACCGGCCTCAGTTTCTCACTGCGGAGAAGACCGCTGGCTAGACTTCGAAATGGTCCTGTGAGCTTTCCCCCTTCCGTGTGGTAGACCAAGGTGACATCTTCTTGCCTTCTTGCTCCTGACCCAGCTTACAGCCCAGCGTACTGGAGTCACGCCTCCGTTTTCCTCCTCGGTTCTTTTATGCACATCTGCCCTGGGGCCCACCAAAGAGCTTCTGTATTTCCCAGAGTGACCAGGAGGCCACTTCCCAGAAGACTCTCCCAAGTAAAAATCAAGCAGATGGCTGCCCTGGGCTTCAGGAGTCTCCTCCTGGCCAGGGAGACTAACAGCTGCGGGGCCTTATTTTTCAGGAAGGGTTTCATGGCTCGGTGAGCTTCCCCTGGGCCCAATACCCCACCCCAGCATGGTCCAGGCCTGTGAGGGGCACTCCAGAGCACAGCCGCTGCCCTCGTCTTTGGGGACAGACATGACCCAGCCTCTAGCTGCCAAAGCTCCGGCCAAGAAGCACGTACGGCTGCAGGAGAGGTGAGATCTTGCCCAGAGAGAGCCACCTTCAGCTTCTCCCCTCCCTGGGCCTCATAAGAGTTCACAAGGCCCTGTTTTGACTCCAGCCTGGAAAGGAAATGAATAATGTTCATTTGCATGTTGTTTGCATGTCCTTTGTGTGTCTGAAGTACCAAATTTCATGTCTGCCCTGGTCCTGCTCACTGAAGTCCCTGGTTGAGGTGAGCAGCCTCTGGGGCAAGACCTGGGGCCTTCTCAGCATGATAGGTCAGGGCCTCAGAGACAGCTTGGAAGTGGGAAGAGGCCAGTGGCTGGAAGGAGCAGTGTGGGATTGTAAACTGACCTGTTCTGAATAACAAAGGGAGAaggggcttagaggttaaggtgttttcgaagcctgagaacccaggtttcattctccagcccccaggtaagccagatgcacaagggggcgcacgtgtctggaattcgttttcagtggctggaggccctggtgcacccagtctgtctctctctctctctccctctcaaatcaatatataaaatattgaagaacaaaaaaacaaggggAGAGGGCAGGCAGTGGGGCCTCTGGGTCAAGAGAAAGACAAGAAGCGGTACACCCTTCATACACAGCATATCCAATGATCACTGTACGAAAattagaagtgggctggagaagatggcttagcggttaaggtgtttgcctgcaaagccaaaggacccaggttcaattccccagaacccacgttagccagattcacaagggggtgcacgcgtctggagtttatttgcagtggctggaggccctggcgcacccattctctctctctctttctctgtcaaataaatatacttttctaaaaaaaagaaagagaattagaAGCTATCGGGGTGCTCACCAGACACCGGTTGACTGTGCCTACAGGCGGGGCTCCAATGTGGCTCTGATGCTGGATGTGCGATCTCTGGGCACCGTGGAGCCCATCTGCTCAGTGAACACACCCCGGGAAGTCACCCTACACTTTCTTCGCACAGCTGGACACCCACTTACCGGGTGGGCCCTGCAGCATCAGCCACCCAGTCCTAAGCAGCTGGAGGAGGAATTCTTGGTGAGAACGTGGGTCCCCCCACCACCCCTGTGTCACTCTGCCTCTGaccccatgccatcatggagtccTTGGGTCTGTCTTCTCCTGGGCCCTTGGGGTAGAACTCCAGGGCTCTGGAGAGAAGGCTGCCCCCACCCTCACTCTTCTACTTTCCACTGCACCCAGGCCTACTTGCCAAGGCCCAGAGGGATGGGCCGCGGGATGGGGAGGCTGGCTGCCGGCATAGGGTGAAGGGAGATGTAAGTGGGTCTGGGATGGGGGACCCACTATTAactcactccccccaccccacccaccagaAGATCCCTTCAAACTTTGTCAACCCTGAAGACCTGGATATCCCCGGCCATGCCTCCAAGGACCGATACAAGACCATCTTGCCAAGTAAGGACTGCGTGGGGTGGAAGATGCATTGCCCCTGGGGTTGAAGAATTTCAGAAGgcagttgggctggggagatggcttaatggataaagcacttaatgtggaagcatgaatacctgagcttggatccccagagcccaccaaAAGCCAAACACTACAGCAGGCATCTATAATCTCAGAATGCCTAcagtgaggcaggagaatctcctgGAAACTCATAGGTCAACTAGCTTGGCAAATAAATTGatgaacaagccaggtgtggtggcacacgcctttaatcccagcactggggaggcagaggtaggaggatcaccatgactttgaggctaccctgagactccatagtgaattccaggtcagtctgggctagagtgagaccctacctcgaaaaaccaaaatagtaataataataacaacaataataaaataaagtggtgAATGATGACAGACCTTGCCTCAAGCAAAGACGGAAGACCACCgacccctgaggttgtcctcgaACCACACTTGTGCCGTGGTATGTGTACGCCCACACTCACATACGTACATACACCAAAAAGTTAGAACTTCCAAAGACAAAAGGCAatcatggtggtacatatctataactccagcacttgaAGGTGAAGGCAagtggatcaggagttcaaggtcagcctcagtttcagtcagtttgaggctagtctagtctacacaagaccctgtctcaaaactacaacaaaaaaagaaaaaagaaaaagaaagagagtgtaTCTCAGCCAAAAAGGGATAATAGTGCTTGGGGCATTGTCATTCGGCAGAGAAATGCTAATATCACGCCTTGTCTGGGGAAGAAGGAACAGCGACCACAGCAGCGATGACAGCATTTACAGGTTCCGTGAGCCTAGCTGGTCTGCCAGCTAACGGACCCGGGCTTAGCACCTCCTGCTTGTCGGAGGCCTTGAGGCCTggagcccacccccaacaccatCCAGTCCTCTGTCAAGTTTAGCCCAGCACACAGGTCTCACCTCAGGACCAGGATCCTGTGATCCATTGTGATCCTGTAATCACGCGGGGTCCGTCCGGTAGTAGCCCTTGATCTTGGCCTAGTTGTAAACAGCCCTGCAGCCACCAAAGGGAGGAAACCAGGCTGGCATAAGGAGGGTGAGGTTCCTTTTTCCTTTGTTCACGAGTCAACTCTTTCATCCCTGTTCCGGTTGGATTTGGAAAAGCCCCTAAGCTTcagagggagagtgacagctaaTCCTACGTCACCATCTTCATGCACTCATAGGAAGCCTGTATCTGCAGTCAGAAAAGGACTCTTCCTCCACAGCATCGCTTTCCGCTCCTACCGGCACACGGGCACATGGCTGTGCTGCGCCCTCGCTGGGCTCAAGGCTGGAATTGGGTTCTGCTGTTCTCTGGCCCTACACAGTACCACTTAGTTCATTTTCTCATATCAATGCTTTGGTGTCACTTTCTGGCTCAAAGAAAACCATTCTGTGGCTACCCATGATCATGAAATATTGTACAttatacacaaatacacaaatatattACCCACATATAAAGTAACtcatctgggccacaaaaatacTGTTTAGCGCACAAGACACTATGCCCCTGACCCCATCAGAGTTTGCATTAGTTGATCACctcctgacctctgacctccattgaTCTTCACGTCCTAGATCCCCAGAGTCGTGTGTGTCTTGGGCGAGCACAGAGCCAGGAGGAAGGTGACTACATTAATGCCAACTACATCCGAGTAAGTGGCTGGCTGCAGCGGCGATTTAGGTGTAGCCCTGACGCCTTCCAGCCGGGACTACGGGGTTTTCCTCCCTGCGCCAACTGCCTGCTGCCTCAGCTCTgccagcctggggggggggggcgggcggggaGGCAACAGCCAACCTCTAGTCATCAGCCTAGAGCACACAGAAAATGTCAAGAGTTTCTGAAAGGCAGAAACTACCACATACCCCCCTGACATACCTTGTCACCCACTTCATGCCAACTCTTGAAATGTGGCAGGAAGTTGGCCTTGGTGGATTAAAAGCTAGTTACGGCTGAGACATCTAGACACATGCTGGAGAAGATGTGGGCTCCGTAGGGAAGAACATCTGAGAAAGGTTAGCACAGGCAggggtctctccctccctctctcttttgatctctcctctcctttcctcccctcctctcttcccacttttcttcctcctccccctctaccatattctctctcccccttccccaaaCAGCCCTCCCTTTGTGAAAATAGTTTATTCATCTATGTCTTAATAGCACCTTCAAGACAAAGGtaggctttctggggctggagagatggctcagcggttaagcacttgcctgtgaagcctaaggaccccggttcgaggctcggttccccaggtcccacgttagccagatgcacaaggggtcgcacgcatctggagttcgtttgtagaggctggaggccctggcgcgccctgtctctctctctccctctccctctttctctgtctgttgctctcaaataaataaataaaaataaacaaggataGGCTTTCTGCCCTAACTTTTTAACCTCTTTGGCCTGGGTCGATGTAACAGCAGCACCCTCTTGTGGCCCAAGTGAGTAGGACAGCACTCAGGGGTGCAAAGAAGAAAAGCTATTAGCTGGAAAGCCATGGGAAAGGTCTTCACACACCAGCCAGAACCAGGCAAATGTGAGTTCCATTTCACCCTGTCCTGAGAAACAGAAAGCCTAGGATCCCACGGGAGAGAAAAACATATTAGGAAGAGGCTGCTACATTTTTCTGCCAAAAAGTATAGGAATCATTCATAAAAGTGAAACATTCGGGCCTGGAGTGATGGcccagtggtttaggcacttgaaAGACTAAGgtaccaagttcaattccccagaacccaaataagtcAGATGAACACATGTATCTGTatgtggcacatggatctggagtttgcagtggctagaggcccttgcacacccattctctctatctacctctctctttctctctctcttaaataaataaagaaaagtaaaatatttgtttttaaagtgaaacagctggacatggtggagcatgcctttgattccagctcttgggaagcagaggtaggagtattgctgtgagttccccagcatgagagtacatagtgaattccaggtcagcctgggctagagtgagaccctacctcaaaaaaaaaaaaagtgaaacattcATTCACATTGAACATTGTTGTGGTATTTTATGCtggaagaaagcagagaaaaagggagtGCCTGCTGTATGCTAGACTCGCAACGTGTCTTATTGAGTTTAGCCTACACCACATCAGGTCCAGTCTCTAGATGGGAAACAGACAGAGGCTAGGAAACGGGTTTGGAGTCACAGCTCCGATGGAGCAGATCAGGGACTGGAAGTCAGACCTTCCTCACTATGGAACCCATGCCTTCTCCAACATGTGCCTTTTGATGTGTTGATTTGTGCGTGAGAAGCGTAGTGTTCACGTTCACTGGCTCCAGCCTGCTCCCAGCACCTGCTCGGCCTGGGCTCACGATGTCTCCACCCCTCTCCTGTGCTTTACCTCCTTAGGGCTATGACGGGCGGGAGAAGGCCTACATTGCCACCCAGGGCCCCATGCCCAACACTGTGGCAGATTTCTGGGAGATGGTGTGGCAAGAAGAAGTGCACCTCATCGTCATGCTGACTCAGCTCCGGGAGGGCAAGGAGGTAGGAGGCCGGGCCTCGGTCCCTGTTGAACACAGAAAGGGCTAACAGTATCCCTCACTGCCACCCAGGCAtcccagcctggaccagagcccTTGCTGGGAGCACTGACAGCCAGCCCCAGCTCACACCTCTCTGCAAGGTCCCTGAGATGTGTGCCTAGGCAGCTAGGCATAGCCAAAGTCTGGCATGGGGTGACCATTTCATCTGTAGGGCTCAAGTTCAGGAAAGCCAGACCCCCAAGTCATTGACCCAGGTTGTGGGGTAAGGTGTGAGGAGGGGCCATGAGTCCCCTCTCCGCTCACCCCAGCTCTACTGATAGACCCTCCTCCTCTGACTCCCAGCTCCCTCCCTCCTAGAAATGTGTGCACTACTGGCCCACAGAAGAGGAAACCTACGGACCCTTCCAGATCCGCAGCCAGAGCATGAAAGAGCACCCAGAATACACAGTGCGGCAGCTCACCATCCAGGTACCTCCACCGGGGCCAAATCAGCATGTTTGGCTGCCCAACATCTCTAAAACTTGGGCCCCACCTTCACTAGGAGCCACGTGTCTAAGCCTTGAACTTGCATCTACAAGAGGTACTTGAGCCACAAAAGACAGAGGAACTTGGGAACCAACAAACTAAATAGGgtgttttaaatatcttatttatttatgagagaggcagagagaaaatgtgcgcatcagggcctctagccactgcaaatgaacatcaggcacatgtgaaaccttgtgcatctgacttacatgcgtactggagaatcaaaccagggtccttaggcttcacaggcaagcaccttaaccactaagccatgtctccagcatcCCCCCTAGATGCTGAACATCTAAGCTCCAGGTGAAGAGAGGAAGGACCCAGAAGAGTGCAAGGAAGTTTAAAGAAATGCATCacaacacatgtgaacatgcttaaaaatgctttctattaggtctggagagaaggctcagggcTAACatcacttgctgtgtaagcatgacgATCTAAGttcgatccctagcacccacataaaattccaTTTCtgacagggcgtggtggcacacgcctttaatcccagcacacaggaggcagagataggaggatccacatgaattcaaggccaccctgagactaaacagtgaattccaggtcagcctgggctacagcaagaccctacctcgaaataccaaagcAAATTATGGCCATACACCCCGACACTTGAGCAGGACAGCTGAGGCTCCCTGGTCAACTCATCTAACCCGAATCAGGAAAAATggtgtgagctccaggctcaatgGGAGGCTCTGTGTCAGGGAAATAAGGACACTCTTgcctttctctggcctctgcacacacgctCATGGGGCATACTTGTGCATAGGTCATGACACATTTTCACACACAACATACATACCATGCACACCAAAAAAGAACCTCCTGGggctcagtggctacaggcccttgcttgcaaagcccaacagcctgggttcaattccccagcacctacgtaaagcacaaagtggcccatgtgtttgGGATTAGCTTGCActggcaataggccctggtgtgcctatactcaccatctttctgtctgcctctctccagatatctctcaagaaagaaagagggctagagagatggcttagcattaaggcacttgcccccaaagcctcagaacccaggttcaattccccagtacccacataagctaggtacacaagggggtacatgagtgtggagtttgtttgcagtggctagaggccctggtgtgcccatttttttctctctctccctccctctcaaataaataaataaataaataatttattttttaaaaagagaaagaaaagctgggcggggtggtgcatgcctttaaccccaacactctggaggcagagataggaggattgctgtgagttcaagaccaccctgagactatatagtgaattccaggtcaacctgagctggagtgagactctacctcaaaacactaaaagagagagagagagaaaaagaaaagaaaaaagaaagaaagagagaaataaaaagaacctcTTGTTATTCAGGCTACTCAGACGATGACAGCAAGATTGCCAATTCAAGACCCTTCTAGACAACACAGCAAAACTCCCTATGGaaggcaaggagggagagaggaagcaagGAGTTGTTCTGTTGTTACATAGTTTTTGTTCtacattttcaaattatttctctttcaatGTACTGTTTCCTAGACACCCTGGGGAGTAGGTAAACCGATAAGATACCACTGTGCCCACTTTAGATGAAGAAAATgaggttaaagtatttgcctgtagGTCATATGGCAGTTAGGGGGAAAGCTGCCAGAACCGTCTCTCCGTGTTCCAGGACACTGCTCCTCCCCAGCATGTTGCAATGGGTGGGGGCAGAGGATGGCTCCAGGgaaggttagcattgctggctcTGAGTTGATGAGCCCCACACGCACAGGTGATTCCAGCCCTCCTCTCTTCTGGTGCCCGAGGTGGGCAGCGTCCTCACCCGTCCCCTGATTCTCATATCTTGTCTCTACTCTCCAGCACCAGCAGGAACGCCGGTCAATAAAGCACGTCCTCTTCTCAGCCTGGCCTGACCACCAGACTCCGGAGTCAGCTGCGCCCCTGCTGCGCCTCGTGGCTGAGGTGGAGGAGGGTCCAGAGGCAGCTGCCAGCACTGGGCCCGTTGTGGTCCACTGCAGGTATGGGGCTGTATTACTTACCTTCTCAGGCCTAGGACAAAGTGCCTGACCACAATCActaaaggggcctggagagatggcttactggttaaggcacttgcctgcaacaacaaaggaccaaggttcaattccccaggacccacataaaccagaagcacaagatagtgcatgtgtctggagtttgtttacagtggctggaggccctggcatacccattctctgtctctgtctatctcaaataaataaactcattaaataaaatatttagctgggcatggtggtacatacctttaatcccagcactcgggaggcagaggtaggaaggattgccatgagtttgaggacatcctgagactacttaggaattccaggttagcctgggctagaatgagaccctacctcaactcacCCCCCAGAAATAAATCATTTAAgggaggaaataaaaatgaaagtgggggctggagagatggcttagcagttaaggtgcttccctacaaaacctaaggacccaggttcgattccccagtacataaacCAAATGGGCTAGAGgctccagtgcacccattctctctctctttctctctctcaaataaataaaatatttaaaaaaaaaaaaaaaacaccagtacTTCTCACTATGaggatattattttttaaaaaaaaaagatgggcatagtggtgaatgcctgtaatcctagcacttaggagatagaagaaggaggatcaggctagcctgaactatctcaaataaaatataaaacaaaataagcccagcatggtggtacacacctttaatcccagtacctgggatgcaggggtaggaggatcactgtgaatccaaTTAGAGGCCatcctagaactacagagtaagtccagttcatcctggactagagtgagaccctgccctcaaagaacaaaaaagaaaataattaacaagg carries:
- the Ptpn7 gene encoding tyrosine-protein phosphatase non-receptor type 7 isoform X1, whose amino-acid sequence is MVQACEGHSRAQPLPSSLGTDMTQPLAAKAPAKKHVRLQERRGSNVALMLDVRSLGTVEPICSVNTPREVTLHFLRTAGHPLTGWALQHQPPSPKQLEEEFLKIPSNFVNPEDLDIPGHASKDRYKTILPNPQSRVCLGRAQSQEEGDYINANYIRGYDGREKAYIATQGPMPNTVADFWEMVWQEEVHLIVMLTQLREGKEKCVHYWPTEEETYGPFQIRSQSMKEHPEYTVRQLTIQHQQERRSIKHVLFSAWPDHQTPESAAPLLRLVAEVEEGPEAAASTGPVVVHCSAGIGRTGCLIATCIGCQQLKARGEVDILGIVCQLRLDRGGMIQTAEQYQFLHHTLALYAAQLPQEPSP
- the Ptpn7 gene encoding tyrosine-protein phosphatase non-receptor type 7 isoform X2, translating into MVQACEGHSRAQPLPSSLGTDMTQPLAAKAPAKKHVRLQERRGSNVALMLDVRSLGTVEPICSVNTPREVTLHFLRTAGHPLTGWALQHQPPSPKQLEEEFLIPSNFVNPEDLDIPGHASKDRYKTILPNPQSRVCLGRAQSQEEGDYINANYIRGYDGREKAYIATQGPMPNTVADFWEMVWQEEVHLIVMLTQLREGKEKCVHYWPTEEETYGPFQIRSQSMKEHPEYTVRQLTIQHQQERRSIKHVLFSAWPDHQTPESAAPLLRLVAEVEEGPEAAASTGPVVVHCSAGIGRTGCLIATCIGCQQLKARGEVDILGIVCQLRLDRGGMIQTAEQYQFLHHTLALYAAQLPQEPSP